The following proteins come from a genomic window of Streptomyces sp. NBC_01716:
- the hisI gene encoding phosphoribosyl-AMP cyclohydrolase translates to MTSTTEGQGPASGLDPAIAARLKRGADGLIPAVAQQYDTGEVLMLGWMDDEALHRTLTTGRATYWSRSRREYWVKGDTSGHVQHVRSVALDCDADTVLVKVDQVGAACHTGDRTCFDADVLRPSTPTTGPAAD, encoded by the coding sequence ATGACCAGCACGACCGAGGGCCAAGGCCCCGCCAGTGGCCTCGACCCCGCCATCGCCGCCCGGCTCAAGCGCGGCGCCGACGGGCTGATTCCGGCCGTTGCCCAGCAGTACGACACCGGCGAGGTGCTGATGCTCGGCTGGATGGACGACGAGGCCCTGCACCGCACCCTCACCACCGGGCGTGCCACCTACTGGTCCCGCAGCCGCCGCGAGTACTGGGTCAAGGGCGACACGTCCGGCCACGTCCAGCACGTCAGGTCCGTGGCGCTCGACTGCGACGCCGACACGGTCCTCGTCAAGGTCGACCAGGTGGGCGCCGCCTGTCACACCGGCGACCGGACCTGCTTCGACGCCGACGTCCTCAGGCCATCGACGCCCACGACGGGCCCCGCCGCCGACTAG
- a CDS encoding DUF2752 domain-containing protein, giving the protein MPAPAAPPPAPAPATRARRLLAPLGTLAGVVAAFTYVGLVDPNESGHYPVCPLLSMTGLYCPGCGGLRSAHAVAHGDIAAAFGSNALAVVGYAIFAAVWLGWLILVARGTRPRVSVPPFTGWAVGAVIVVFTVLRNLPFGSSLAP; this is encoded by the coding sequence ATGCCTGCACCCGCCGCGCCGCCCCCGGCACCCGCTCCGGCGACCCGCGCCCGGCGGCTACTCGCCCCGCTCGGCACGCTCGCCGGCGTCGTCGCCGCCTTCACCTACGTCGGCCTGGTCGACCCCAACGAGAGTGGCCACTACCCCGTCTGCCCGCTGCTCAGCATGACCGGCCTCTACTGCCCCGGCTGCGGCGGTCTGCGCAGCGCGCACGCCGTCGCGCACGGCGACATCGCCGCCGCGTTCGGTTCCAACGCGCTCGCCGTCGTCGGCTACGCGATCTTCGCGGCGGTGTGGCTGGGCTGGCTGATTCTCGTCGCTCGCGGAACACGGCCCCGGGTCTCGGTGCCACCCTTCACGGGATGGGCCGTCGGCGCGGTCATCGTGGTTTTCACGGTGCTGCGAAACCTTCCTTTCGGCTCGTCGCTCGCCCCGTGA
- the priA gene encoding bifunctional 1-(5-phosphoribosyl)-5-((5-phosphoribosylamino)methylideneamino)imidazole-4-carboxamide isomerase/phosphoribosylanthranilate isomerase PriA, protein MSGTPTSPSVPRLELLPAVDVRDGQAVRLVHGESGSETSYGSPLEAALAWQRAGAEWLHLVDLDAAFGTGDNRDLVAEITGAMDIEVELSGGIRDDASLTAALATGCTRVNLGTAALETPEWAAKAIAEHGDRIAIGLDVRGTTLRGRGWTSDGGDLWETLARFDEAGCARYVVTDIAKDGTLQGPNLELLKSVCAATDRPVVASGGVSSLADLRAIASLVPAGVEGAIIGKALYAKAFTLEEALAEVAR, encoded by the coding sequence ATGTCCGGCACACCCACCTCCCCCTCCGTACCGAGGCTCGAACTCCTCCCCGCCGTCGACGTGCGCGACGGCCAGGCCGTGCGGCTCGTGCACGGCGAGTCGGGCTCCGAGACCTCGTACGGCTCACCGCTGGAAGCCGCACTCGCCTGGCAGCGCGCGGGCGCCGAGTGGCTGCATCTCGTGGACCTCGACGCGGCGTTCGGCACGGGCGACAACAGGGACCTGGTCGCGGAGATCACCGGCGCCATGGACATCGAGGTCGAACTGTCCGGCGGTATCCGCGACGACGCCTCACTCACCGCCGCGCTCGCCACCGGCTGCACGCGCGTCAACCTCGGTACGGCGGCGCTGGAGACCCCCGAGTGGGCGGCCAAGGCCATCGCCGAGCACGGCGACAGGATCGCGATCGGCCTCGACGTACGCGGCACGACGCTGCGCGGACGCGGCTGGACCAGCGACGGCGGCGACCTGTGGGAGACGCTGGCCCGCTTCGACGAGGCGGGCTGCGCGCGCTACGTCGTCACCGACATCGCCAAGGACGGCACCCTCCAGGGGCCCAACCTGGAGCTGCTGAAGAGCGTGTGCGCGGCCACCGACCGGCCGGTCGTCGCCTCGGGCGGCGTCTCCTCGCTCGCCGATCTGCGCGCCATCGCCTCGCTGGTGCCCGCCGGGGTCGAGGGCGCGATCATCGGCAAGGCCCTGTACGCGAAGGCGTTCACGCTGGAAGAGGCGCTCGCGGAGGTGGCGCGATGA
- the hisB gene encoding imidazoleglycerol-phosphate dehydratase HisB, with the protein MSRIGRVERTTKETSVVVELDLDGTGKVEVSTGVGFYDHMLDQLGRHGLFDLTVKTEGDLHIDSHHTIEDTALALGAAFKQALGDKVGIYRFGNCTVPLDESLAQVTVDLSGRPYLVHTEPEAMAPMIGSYDTTMTRHILESFVAQAQIALHVHVPYGRNAHHIVECQFKALARALRYASERDPRAVGILPSTKGAL; encoded by the coding sequence ATGAGCCGTATCGGCCGCGTGGAACGAACGACCAAGGAGACCTCGGTCGTTGTCGAGCTCGACCTCGACGGCACGGGCAAGGTCGAGGTGTCGACGGGCGTCGGCTTCTACGACCACATGCTCGACCAGCTCGGCAGGCACGGACTCTTCGACCTGACGGTCAAGACCGAGGGCGATCTGCACATCGACTCGCACCACACCATCGAGGACACCGCGCTCGCGCTCGGCGCCGCCTTCAAGCAGGCGCTCGGCGACAAGGTCGGCATCTACCGCTTCGGCAACTGCACCGTCCCGCTGGACGAATCGCTCGCCCAGGTCACCGTGGACCTCTCCGGCCGCCCCTATCTGGTGCACACCGAGCCGGAGGCCATGGCGCCGATGATCGGCAGTTACGACACGACGATGACCCGGCACATCCTGGAGTCGTTCGTGGCCCAGGCCCAGATCGCGCTGCACGTCCACGTCCCGTACGGGCGCAACGCGCACCACATCGTCGAGTGCCAGTTCAAGGCGCTGGCCCGCGCGCTGCGGTACGCGAGCGAACGCGACCCGCGCGCCGTCGGCATCCTCCCGTCCACGAAGGGCGCGCTGTAA
- the trpC gene encoding indole-3-glycerol phosphate synthase TrpC, protein MSVLDEIIEGVRADLAERQARVSLDELKERAGKARPAKDGVAALRGEGVTVICEVKRSSPSKGALAAIADPAGLAADYEAGGAAAISVLTEQRRFGGSLADLEAVRARVDIPVLRKDFIVTAYQLWEARAYGADLALLIVAALEQPALVSLIERAESIGLTPIVEVHDEDEVERAVDAGARVIGVNARDLKTLKVDRGTFERLAPEIPDGIVKIAESGVRGPHDLIAYANTGADSVLVGESLVTGRDPKTAVADLVAAGAHPALRHGRS, encoded by the coding sequence GTGAGTGTGCTCGACGAGATCATCGAAGGCGTACGCGCCGACCTCGCGGAGCGGCAGGCGCGCGTCAGCCTCGACGAGCTCAAGGAGCGCGCGGGCAAGGCGCGGCCTGCCAAGGACGGCGTCGCCGCACTGCGCGGCGAGGGCGTCACGGTCATCTGCGAGGTCAAGCGCTCCAGCCCCTCCAAGGGCGCGCTGGCCGCGATCGCCGACCCCGCCGGACTGGCCGCCGACTACGAGGCGGGCGGCGCCGCCGCCATCTCCGTACTGACCGAGCAGCGCCGCTTCGGCGGCTCGCTCGCCGACCTCGAAGCCGTACGGGCCAGGGTCGACATCCCCGTCCTGCGCAAGGACTTCATCGTCACGGCGTACCAGCTGTGGGAGGCGCGCGCGTACGGCGCCGACCTCGCCCTGCTGATCGTCGCCGCCCTGGAGCAGCCCGCGCTCGTCTCGCTCATCGAGCGCGCCGAGTCCATCGGGCTGACCCCGATCGTCGAGGTGCACGACGAGGACGAGGTCGAGCGCGCGGTCGACGCGGGGGCGCGGGTCATCGGGGTCAACGCGCGCGACCTGAAGACGCTGAAGGTGGACCGCGGCACGTTCGAGCGGCTCGCCCCCGAGATCCCGGACGGCATCGTCAAGATCGCCGAGTCCGGTGTGCGCGGACCGCACGACCTCATCGCCTACGCCAACACGGGCGCCGACTCGGTGCTCGTCGGCGAGTCCCTGGTCACCGGGCGCGACCCGAAGACGGCGGTGGCCGATCTGGTCGCCGCGGGCGCGCACCCGGCCCTGCGGCACGGGCGGAGCTGA
- the hisH gene encoding imidazole glycerol phosphate synthase subunit HisH has protein sequence MTKNVVILDYGFGNVRSAERAVARAGAGVEITRDFDKAMNADGLIVPGVGAFAACMAGLRAARGDWIVGRRLAGGRPVLGICVGMQILFERGIEHGVETEGLDEWPGTVGPLLAPTVPHMGWNTVDAPADSRLFAGLDADERYYFVHSYAVHDWSLEVTNPKIRAPKVTWSRHGEPFVAAVENGALWATQFHPEKSGDAGAQLLSNWIGTF, from the coding sequence ATGACCAAGAACGTCGTCATCCTCGACTACGGCTTCGGCAACGTCCGTTCGGCCGAGCGCGCCGTGGCGCGTGCCGGGGCCGGCGTCGAGATCACCCGTGACTTCGACAAGGCCATGAACGCCGACGGGCTGATCGTGCCCGGCGTCGGCGCCTTCGCCGCCTGTATGGCCGGGCTCCGCGCGGCGCGCGGCGACTGGATCGTCGGCCGCCGGCTGGCCGGCGGGCGCCCCGTGCTCGGCATCTGCGTCGGCATGCAGATCCTCTTCGAGCGCGGCATCGAGCACGGCGTGGAGACCGAAGGGCTCGACGAGTGGCCGGGCACCGTCGGCCCGCTCCTCGCCCCGACCGTCCCCCACATGGGCTGGAACACCGTCGACGCGCCCGCGGACAGCCGGCTCTTCGCCGGGCTCGACGCCGACGAGCGCTACTACTTCGTGCACTCGTACGCCGTCCACGACTGGTCCCTCGAAGTCACCAACCCCAAGATCCGCGCCCCGAAGGTCACCTGGTCCCGGCACGGCGAGCCGTTCGTGGCCGCCGTGGAGAACGGGGCACTGTGGGCCACGCAGTTCCACCCCGAGAAGTCCGGCGACGCCGGAGCCCAGCTGCTGTCCAACTGGATCGGAACCTTCTGA
- a CDS encoding TIGR02234 family membrane protein: MGRVSAVPIPQPRAETTADATRRRAGRSLGIALLLGAAGSAVVLIASGQTWADGIATVAGGSVSLHVGGRDVTGVPAALAIAGLAALVAVFAVRTGGRLLVSALLALSGAGAAVAALVGANDSSALDDEAARTTGDTAATVDGLIHTAWPYVTAAGGVLILLAGLLALRYGSHWPTMSGRYERDGTPRAARVRRPAAGPAKATDPDRPEDIWKALDRGEDPTG, encoded by the coding sequence GTGGGGCGGGTGAGTGCCGTACCGATTCCCCAGCCCCGCGCCGAGACGACGGCGGACGCCACGAGAAGGCGCGCCGGCCGAAGTCTCGGCATAGCCCTCCTCCTCGGCGCCGCCGGCTCCGCCGTGGTGCTGATCGCCTCCGGCCAGACCTGGGCCGACGGCATCGCCACCGTGGCGGGCGGCAGCGTGTCGCTCCACGTCGGCGGCCGTGACGTCACCGGTGTCCCCGCCGCGCTCGCCATCGCGGGCCTCGCCGCCCTCGTGGCCGTCTTCGCCGTCCGTACGGGCGGGCGGCTGCTGGTCTCCGCGCTGCTCGCCCTCAGCGGCGCGGGCGCGGCAGTCGCCGCGCTCGTCGGCGCCAACGACAGCTCGGCCCTCGACGACGAGGCCGCCCGTACGACCGGCGACACGGCCGCGACCGTCGACGGCCTCATCCACACCGCCTGGCCCTACGTGACGGCGGCCGGCGGCGTACTGATCCTCCTCGCCGGTCTGCTGGCCCTGCGATACGGATCACACTGGCCCACCATGTCGGGCCGCTACGAGCGCGACGGCACCCCGCGCGCCGCCCGCGTCCGAAGGCCGGCGGCCGGGCCCGCCAAGGCCACCGACCCCGACCGGCCCGAGGACATCTGGAAGGCCCTGGACCGGGGCGAGGACCCCACGGGCTGA
- a CDS encoding TIGR03085 family metal-binding protein codes for MSTHAKRERLLLADLLESAGPDAPTLCDGWTARDLAAHVVVRERRPDAAGGTVIGPLRNRLERVQGEYVAKPYEELIQLIRTGPPRMSPFGIKQLDEVANTVEFYVHAEDLRRAQPDWAPRELDKVFSNTLWARLEKGARMMGRKSPVGLVLRRPDGQTAVAHRGSPVVTVTGEPGELLLFVFGRQDAARVDVEGDKEAVDKVQRAKLGM; via the coding sequence ATGTCGACCCATGCAAAGCGTGAACGACTTCTGCTCGCCGACCTGTTGGAGTCGGCGGGACCCGACGCCCCGACCCTGTGCGACGGCTGGACCGCCCGGGATCTCGCGGCCCATGTGGTGGTGCGTGAGCGCCGCCCGGACGCGGCGGGCGGAACGGTCATCGGACCGCTCAGGAACCGGCTGGAGCGGGTGCAGGGCGAGTATGTGGCGAAGCCGTACGAGGAGCTGATCCAGCTCATCCGTACGGGGCCGCCGCGGATGTCGCCCTTCGGGATCAAGCAGCTCGACGAGGTGGCGAACACGGTCGAGTTCTACGTCCACGCCGAGGACCTGCGGCGGGCGCAGCCCGACTGGGCGCCCCGCGAGCTCGACAAGGTCTTCTCGAACACCCTGTGGGCGCGGCTGGAGAAGGGCGCCCGGATGATGGGCCGCAAGTCGCCGGTGGGCCTCGTGCTGCGCCGCCCGGACGGCCAGACGGCGGTGGCGCACCGGGGCTCTCCGGTCGTGACGGTCACCGGGGAGCCGGGCGAGCTGCTGCTCTTCGTCTTCGGCCGGCAGGACGCGGCCCGGGTGGATGTGGAGGGCGACAAGGAAGCGGTCGACAAGGTCCAGCGGGCGAAGCTCGGGATGTAG
- a CDS encoding histidinol-phosphate transaminase, producing MTNIDDLPVRDELRGKSPYGAPQLDVPVHLNTNENPYPLPEPLVERITERVREAARGLNRYPDRDAVELRTELAAYLRRTSGDLPLTAANVWAANGSNEVIQQLLQTFGGPGRTAIGFEPSYSMHHLIARGTSTGWISGPRNEDFTIDADAAARAIAEHRPGVVFITTPNNPTGTAVDAATVARLYDAAQAAGPSLVVADEAYVEFSHHPSLLPLLAGRPNLVVSRTMSKAFGAAGLRLGYLAADPAVVDAVQLVRLPYHLSAVTQATALAALEHTDTLLGYVERLKTERDRLVTELRAMGFEVTESDANFVQFGVFDDAHRAWRTILDQGVLVRDNGVPGRLRVTAGTPSENDAFLDAVRKLTKEQSA from the coding sequence GTGACGAACATCGACGACCTTCCCGTACGTGACGAACTGCGCGGCAAGTCCCCCTACGGGGCGCCCCAGTTGGACGTCCCCGTCCACCTCAACACCAATGAGAACCCGTACCCGCTGCCCGAACCGCTCGTCGAGCGGATCACCGAGCGGGTCCGGGAGGCCGCCCGCGGCCTCAACCGCTACCCCGACCGGGACGCGGTCGAACTGCGCACCGAGCTGGCCGCCTACCTCCGCCGCACCTCCGGCGACCTCCCGCTGACCGCCGCCAACGTATGGGCGGCCAACGGCTCCAACGAGGTCATCCAGCAGCTGCTCCAGACCTTCGGCGGCCCCGGCCGCACCGCGATCGGCTTCGAGCCCTCGTACTCGATGCACCACCTCATCGCGCGCGGCACCAGCACCGGCTGGATCTCCGGCCCTCGCAACGAGGACTTCACCATCGACGCCGACGCCGCCGCGCGGGCGATCGCCGAGCACCGCCCCGGCGTCGTCTTCATCACCACCCCCAACAACCCCACCGGCACCGCCGTCGACGCCGCGACCGTGGCCCGGCTGTACGACGCGGCGCAGGCGGCCGGTCCTTCGCTGGTCGTGGCCGACGAGGCGTACGTCGAATTCAGCCACCACCCCTCGCTCCTGCCGCTGCTCGCCGGCCGGCCGAACCTCGTCGTGTCCCGCACGATGTCCAAGGCCTTCGGCGCCGCCGGACTGCGCCTCGGCTATCTCGCCGCCGACCCCGCCGTGGTCGACGCCGTGCAGCTGGTGCGCCTGCCGTACCACCTGTCGGCCGTCACCCAGGCCACCGCGCTCGCCGCGCTGGAGCACACCGATACGCTGCTCGGATATGTCGAACGGCTCAAGACCGAGCGGGACCGGCTGGTCACCGAATTGCGGGCGATGGGCTTCGAGGTCACCGAATCGGACGCCAACTTCGTCCAGTTCGGCGTCTTCGACGACGCGCACCGGGCCTGGCGGACGATCCTCGACCAGGGCGTGCTGGTGCGCGACAACGGCGTCCCCGGCCGGCTGCGGGTCACGGCGGGCACCCCGTCCGAGAACGACGCGTTCCTCGACGCGGTACGTAAATTGACGAAGGAGCAGAGCGCATGA
- the hisF gene encoding imidazole glycerol phosphate synthase subunit HisF, with protein sequence MSLAVRVIPCLDVDNGRVVKGVNFQNLRDAGDPVEMARLYDAEGADELTFLDITASSGDRETTYDVVRRTAEQVFIPLTVGGGVRTPEDVDKLLRAGADKVGVNTAAIARPELLREIAERFGRQVLVLSVDARRTPEGTFEVTTHGGRRGTGIDAVEWAHRAAELGAGEILLNSMDADGTKDGYDTEMIAAVRARVTVPVIASGGAGRLAHFPPAVDAGADAVLAASVFHFGDLRISQVKKELRDTGHAVR encoded by the coding sequence ATGAGCCTCGCCGTACGAGTCATCCCCTGCCTGGACGTGGACAACGGCCGGGTCGTCAAGGGCGTCAACTTCCAGAATCTGCGCGACGCGGGTGACCCCGTGGAGATGGCGCGGCTGTACGACGCCGAGGGCGCCGACGAGCTGACCTTCCTCGACATCACCGCCTCGTCGGGGGACCGCGAGACGACGTACGACGTGGTGCGCCGCACCGCCGAGCAGGTCTTCATCCCGCTCACGGTGGGCGGCGGGGTCCGTACCCCGGAGGACGTCGACAAGCTGCTGCGGGCGGGCGCCGACAAGGTCGGCGTCAACACGGCCGCCATCGCGCGCCCCGAGCTCCTGCGGGAGATCGCCGAGCGCTTCGGCCGCCAGGTGCTCGTCCTGTCGGTCGACGCGCGGCGTACGCCGGAGGGCACGTTCGAGGTCACCACGCACGGCGGGCGCCGGGGCACCGGCATCGACGCCGTGGAGTGGGCGCACCGCGCGGCCGAACTGGGCGCGGGCGAGATCCTGCTCAACTCGATGGACGCGGACGGCACGAAGGACGGGTACGACACGGAGATGATCGCGGCCGTACGCGCGCGGGTGACGGTCCCGGTCATCGCCTCGGGCGGCGCGGGCAGGCTCGCGCACTTCCCTCCTGCCGTCGACGCGGGCGCGGACGCCGTACTGGCCGCGTCCGTCTTCCACTTCGGCGATCTGCGGATCTCCCAGGTCAAGAAGGAACTGCGCGACACGGGCCACGCGGTGCGCTGA
- the hisD gene encoding histidinol dehydrogenase: protein MISRIDLRGAALPEGAALRDLLPRADFDVEAALSKVRPICEDVRHRGTAALIEYAEKFDGVSLERVRVPAEALTRALAALDPAVRAALDESIRRARIVHRAQRRAAHTTQVVPGGKVTEKWVPVSRVGLYAPGGRAVYPSSVIMNVVPAQEAGVGSIALASPPQQEFDGLPHPTILAACALLGVDEVYAVGGAQAVAMFAYGTTGPDGCPPADMVTGPGNIWVTAAKRYFAGRIGIDTEAGPTEIAVLADGTADPAHVAADLISQAEHDPLAAAVLVTDSVELADAVEKELVPQTAATKHVEERIAPALAGKQSAIVLVDGVEEGLRVVDAYGAEHLEVQTADAADVAARVRNAGAIFVGPYAPVSLGDYCAGSNHVLPTGGCACHSSGLSVQSFLRGIHIVDYTRDALADVAHHVVTLAEAEDLPAHGAAVKARFGWKLPSRRPTGEVPDA, encoded by the coding sequence GTGATCTCACGAATCGATCTGCGCGGCGCCGCCCTCCCCGAGGGCGCCGCACTGCGCGACCTGCTGCCCCGTGCCGACTTCGACGTGGAAGCCGCCCTCTCGAAGGTGCGCCCCATCTGCGAGGACGTGCGCCATCGCGGCACCGCGGCGCTGATCGAGTACGCGGAGAAGTTCGACGGCGTCTCGCTGGAGCGCGTACGGGTCCCCGCCGAAGCCCTCACCCGGGCCCTGGCGGCCCTGGATCCCGCCGTACGGGCCGCGCTCGACGAGTCCATCAGGCGGGCCCGTATCGTCCACCGCGCCCAGCGGCGCGCGGCGCACACCACCCAGGTCGTGCCCGGCGGCAAGGTGACCGAGAAGTGGGTGCCGGTCTCCCGCGTCGGGCTGTACGCGCCCGGCGGACGCGCCGTCTACCCGTCGTCCGTGATCATGAACGTGGTCCCGGCGCAGGAAGCGGGCGTCGGCTCGATCGCCCTCGCCTCCCCTCCGCAGCAGGAGTTCGACGGCCTGCCGCACCCGACGATCCTGGCCGCCTGCGCCCTGCTGGGCGTCGACGAGGTGTACGCGGTCGGCGGCGCCCAGGCCGTCGCGATGTTCGCGTACGGGACGACCGGCCCCGACGGCTGCCCGCCCGCCGACATGGTCACCGGACCCGGCAACATCTGGGTCACCGCCGCCAAGCGCTACTTCGCGGGCCGTATCGGCATCGACACCGAGGCGGGCCCGACCGAGATCGCCGTCCTCGCCGACGGGACCGCCGACCCGGCGCACGTCGCCGCCGACCTGATCAGCCAGGCCGAGCACGACCCGCTCGCCGCCGCCGTCCTCGTCACCGACTCCGTCGAACTCGCCGACGCCGTCGAGAAGGAACTGGTGCCGCAGACCGCGGCCACCAAGCACGTCGAGGAGCGCATCGCGCCCGCCCTGGCGGGCAAGCAGTCCGCGATCGTGCTGGTCGACGGCGTCGAGGAGGGCCTGCGGGTCGTCGACGCGTACGGCGCCGAGCACCTGGAGGTGCAGACCGCCGACGCCGCCGATGTCGCCGCCCGGGTCCGCAACGCGGGTGCGATCTTCGTGGGGCCGTACGCCCCGGTCTCGCTCGGCGACTACTGCGCCGGCTCCAACCACGTACTGCCGACCGGCGGTTGTGCCTGTCACTCCTCCGGCCTGTCCGTCCAGTCCTTCCTGCGCGGCATCCACATCGTCGACTACACGCGGGACGCCCTCGCCGATGTCGCCCACCACGTGGTGACGCTCGCCGAGGCCGAGGACCTGCCCGCGCACGGCGCCGCCGTCAAGGCGCGTTTCGGCTGGAAACTGCCCTCGCGGCGGCCCACGGGGGAGGTGCCCGACGCGTGA
- a CDS encoding anthranilate synthase component I encodes MDLDTFRKLAVDRRVIPVGRRLLADGDTPVGLYRKLAAERPGTFLLESAENGRSWSRYSFVGVRSAATLTERDGRTHWLGTPPVGVPVDGDPLAALGATVEALHTPHDHDGDRPPFTGGMVGYLGFDVVRRLEKKIGDHARDDLRLPELTMLLTSDLAVLDHRSGTVLLIANAINHNDLDTGVDEAYADAVERLDAMERDLARPVDSLPTALPPSELPPYTALWGGEAYQEAVDDIKERIRAGEAFQVVPSQRFETPCEASALDVYRVLRATNPSPYMYLFRFDGFDVVGSSPEALVKVEDGHAMVHPIAGTRPRGATPQDDQALADELLADPKERAEHLMLVDLGRNDLGRVCEPGSVEVVDFMSVERYSHVMHIVSTVTGQVAEGRTAFDVLTACFPAGTLSGAPKPRALQIIDELEPTRRGLYGGCVGYLDFAGDSDTAIAIRTALLRDGTAYVQAGAGVVADSDPVAEDTECRNKAAAVLRAVHTANRLGGPGTGPSEAARER; translated from the coding sequence ATGGATCTCGACACCTTCCGCAAGCTGGCGGTCGACCGCCGTGTCATCCCGGTCGGCCGCAGGCTCCTCGCGGACGGCGACACCCCCGTCGGTCTCTACCGCAAGCTCGCCGCCGAACGCCCCGGGACATTCCTCCTCGAATCCGCCGAGAACGGCCGCTCCTGGTCGCGCTACTCGTTCGTCGGCGTCCGGTCCGCCGCCACCCTCACGGAACGCGACGGCCGGACCCACTGGCTCGGCACCCCGCCCGTCGGCGTTCCCGTCGACGGAGACCCCCTGGCCGCCCTGGGCGCCACCGTGGAGGCCCTGCACACCCCGCACGACCACGACGGTGACCGGCCGCCCTTCACCGGCGGCATGGTCGGCTACCTCGGCTTCGACGTCGTACGGCGGCTGGAGAAGAAGATCGGCGACCACGCGCGCGACGATCTGCGGCTGCCCGAGCTGACGATGCTGCTCACCTCCGACCTCGCTGTCCTGGACCACCGCTCCGGCACCGTCCTGCTCATCGCCAACGCGATCAACCACAACGACCTCGACACCGGCGTGGACGAGGCCTACGCGGACGCCGTCGAGCGGCTCGACGCCATGGAACGGGACCTGGCGCGCCCCGTGGACAGCCTCCCCACCGCGCTGCCGCCGTCCGAACTGCCCCCGTACACCGCGCTCTGGGGCGGCGAGGCCTACCAGGAGGCCGTGGACGACATCAAGGAGCGCATCAGGGCGGGCGAGGCCTTCCAGGTCGTGCCCTCGCAGCGGTTCGAGACCCCCTGCGAGGCGAGCGCCCTCGACGTCTACCGGGTACTGCGGGCCACCAACCCGAGCCCGTACATGTACCTCTTCCGCTTCGACGGCTTCGACGTCGTCGGCTCCAGCCCGGAGGCGCTGGTCAAGGTCGAGGACGGGCACGCGATGGTCCACCCCATCGCCGGCACCCGCCCGCGCGGCGCGACCCCGCAGGACGACCAGGCCCTCGCCGACGAACTGCTCGCCGACCCCAAGGAGCGCGCCGAGCACCTGATGCTGGTCGACCTCGGCCGCAACGACCTGGGGCGGGTCTGCGAACCCGGCAGCGTCGAGGTCGTCGACTTCATGTCCGTCGAGCGCTACTCGCATGTCATGCACATCGTCTCGACCGTCACCGGCCAGGTGGCCGAAGGCCGTACCGCCTTCGACGTGCTGACCGCCTGCTTCCCCGCCGGCACGCTCTCCGGCGCCCCTAAGCCGCGCGCCCTGCAGATCATCGACGAGCTGGAGCCCACGCGGCGCGGTCTGTACGGAGGCTGCGTCGGCTACCTCGACTTCGCCGGCGACTCCGACACCGCCATCGCCATCCGTACGGCCCTGCTCAGGGACGGCACCGCGTACGTCCAGGCCGGCGCCGGCGTCGTCGCCGACTCGGACCCCGTCGCCGAGGACACCGAGTGCCGCAACAAGGCCGCCGCGGTGCTGCGCGCGGTGCACACCGCGAACCGGCTGGGAGGGCCCGGCACGGGCCCGTCCGAGGCGGCGCGGGAGCGGTAG
- a CDS encoding RidA family protein produces the protein MSPGGGVRRIASGGPWEDAYGYSRAVELPGGLVLVSGCTSVVDGRIAEGGPYEQAVTAFGVAVEALRDLGLAAEHVVRTRMYLTHAGDADDVGRAHKELFGDVRPASSMVVVAGLIDPSLVVEVELEAFRAPAGGPA, from the coding sequence ATGAGCCCGGGGGGCGGCGTGCGCCGTATCGCATCGGGCGGCCCCTGGGAGGACGCCTACGGCTACTCCCGCGCCGTCGAACTGCCCGGCGGTCTCGTCCTCGTCTCCGGCTGCACCTCCGTGGTGGACGGGCGGATCGCCGAGGGCGGACCGTACGAACAGGCCGTCACCGCCTTCGGTGTCGCCGTCGAAGCCCTGCGGGACCTCGGCCTCGCCGCCGAGCACGTCGTGCGCACCCGGATGTATCTGACGCACGCCGGGGACGCGGACGACGTCGGGCGCGCCCACAAGGAGCTGTTCGGCGATGTACGGCCCGCCTCGTCGATGGTCGTCGTCGCCGGTCTCATCGACCCGAGCCTGGTGGTCGAGGTCGAGCTGGAAGCCTTCCGCGCGCCGGCGGGAGGCCCGGCATGA